Proteins found in one Fibrobacter sp. UWT2 genomic segment:
- the scpB gene encoding SMC-Scp complex subunit ScpB, producing MEENQNLDDLAEESAELPKVESQEDLARIIQALVFASPDIVTLKKLREILGDFLDARLVSDALIAANDSLNKINSPFEIVEQAGGYRFRTRAKYYPWVRKLFPEANARRLSQAALETLAVIAYQQPITKAAIEQVRGVSSVDGPIRNLLDKGFIALGSRADTVGNPYTYVTTQEFMKYFGINRIPEDLPRLREFSELLEAGALVPQYAKPESVSPEEPVQPEENPDQVELSMGDA from the coding sequence ATGGAAGAAAATCAGAATTTGGACGATTTGGCCGAAGAATCGGCGGAACTCCCGAAAGTCGAGAGCCAAGAGGATTTGGCCCGCATTATCCAGGCGCTCGTGTTTGCGTCTCCTGACATTGTGACGCTTAAGAAACTGCGTGAAATTCTGGGCGATTTTTTGGATGCGCGCTTGGTGTCCGATGCTTTGATTGCGGCGAACGATTCGCTGAACAAGATTAATTCCCCGTTCGAAATTGTGGAACAGGCGGGCGGTTACCGCTTTAGGACCCGCGCCAAGTATTACCCTTGGGTGCGCAAGCTGTTCCCCGAAGCAAATGCTCGCCGTTTGAGCCAGGCTGCGCTTGAAACCTTGGCGGTGATTGCTTACCAGCAGCCGATTACCAAGGCGGCGATTGAACAGGTGCGTGGCGTGTCGTCGGTGGATGGCCCGATCCGTAACCTGCTCGACAAGGGCTTTATTGCACTCGGTTCCCGTGCCGATACGGTGGGTAACCCCTATACCTACGTGACCACGCAGGAATTCATGAAGTATTTCGGCATCAATCGCATTCCCGAAGACTTGCCGCGACTCCGCGAATTCAGTGAACTTCTGGAAGCGGGCGCCTTGGTGCCGCAGTATGCGAAACCCGAATCGGTGAGCCCCGAAGAACCGGTGCAGCCCGAAGAAAATCCGGACCAGGTTGAATTGTCGATGGGAGATGCCTAA
- a CDS encoding polysaccharide deacetylase family protein has translation MRKFLLCFHDFSVWNYQKVAPILEELKDLAGGPFSVLVIPDTEKAPSDMVKGFRETLQKLKADGFELALHGYKHQAEFSQGRSYAGLIGMNLTGGEAEFAGLSEFESSRLLHLGLDAWKALIGDSEKPTAFVPPTWYSNKFLPSQVHAEKMLYEERFALVTAKGKRYASPVASFAGIPDFLIKAAFKFGAFALKIPVGLPRIALHPVDFPARTEKIHDLIRIALNSGRKLSQYKDL, from the coding sequence ATGCGCAAATTCCTCCTCTGCTTTCACGATTTCAGCGTCTGGAACTACCAGAAAGTCGCCCCGATTCTTGAAGAACTCAAGGACCTAGCAGGGGGACCTTTCAGCGTGCTTGTTATCCCGGATACCGAAAAGGCCCCGTCCGACATGGTCAAAGGCTTTCGCGAAACACTCCAGAAGCTAAAAGCAGACGGATTCGAACTTGCCCTCCACGGCTACAAGCACCAGGCCGAATTCAGCCAGGGCCGCAGCTACGCCGGCCTTATCGGAATGAACCTGACCGGTGGCGAAGCCGAATTTGCAGGCCTCAGCGAATTTGAATCGAGCAGGCTTTTGCACCTGGGGCTAGACGCCTGGAAAGCTTTGATTGGAGACTCCGAAAAGCCCACCGCATTTGTTCCGCCAACTTGGTACAGCAACAAGTTCCTGCCGAGCCAGGTACACGCCGAAAAAATGCTCTACGAAGAACGATTCGCCCTGGTGACCGCCAAAGGCAAGCGCTACGCCTCCCCTGTCGCAAGTTTCGCAGGCATTCCCGACTTCTTGATCAAGGCCGCCTTCAAGTTCGGCGCATTCGCTCTGAAGATTCCCGTCGGGCTCCCCCGCATCGCTCTCCACCCGGTGGATTTCCCTGCCCGGACCGAAAAAATTCACGATTTAATCCGCATTGCCTTGAACAGCGGACGCAAGCTTTCGCAGTATAAAGATCTTTAA
- a CDS encoding undecaprenyl-diphosphate phosphatase: MLESIILGLLQGLAEFLPISSSGHLVLGHELLGMNEAGMFFDIMLHAGTLLSIFVVFHKKITDIIVGCLRRNPDQLREAGYIILASIPTALIGLGFKDALEGLFENPRAVCVAELFTGLLLFTSQWGATGAKHPDNEGVKMNWWRALVTGTVQGIACIPGISRSGSTISAMMFMGVNRKYAGEFSFLMSIPAVGGAALLDCIKWIKCQSMTPEKALLDPEKAMKCADAGGFTPELLVGMVVSFIFGIIALKWLMTFLQKGKFQHFAWYVWAVGILGLIFI, encoded by the coding sequence ATGTTAGAATCTATTATTTTGGGCCTGTTGCAGGGCCTCGCCGAATTCCTCCCCATCTCTAGCTCCGGCCACCTTGTGCTTGGACACGAACTTTTAGGCATGAACGAAGCGGGCATGTTCTTCGATATCATGCTCCATGCCGGCACCTTGCTGTCCATCTTCGTGGTGTTCCACAAGAAGATTACCGACATCATCGTGGGTTGCCTCCGCAGAAATCCCGACCAGCTCCGCGAAGCGGGCTACATTATCTTGGCTAGCATTCCGACGGCTTTGATTGGCCTCGGTTTCAAGGACGCTCTCGAAGGCCTGTTCGAGAATCCGCGTGCCGTGTGCGTCGCCGAACTCTTTACGGGCTTGTTGCTGTTTACCTCGCAGTGGGGCGCTACCGGAGCCAAGCATCCGGATAATGAAGGCGTCAAAATGAACTGGTGGCGCGCTCTTGTGACCGGTACCGTGCAGGGCATCGCCTGCATTCCGGGCATCAGCCGTAGCGGTTCTACCATCAGCGCCATGATGTTCATGGGCGTGAACCGCAAGTACGCCGGCGAATTCAGCTTCCTTATGAGTATCCCTGCCGTGGGCGGTGCCGCTCTCCTCGATTGCATCAAGTGGATCAAGTGCCAGAGCATGACTCCCGAAAAGGCGCTCCTCGACCCGGAAAAGGCCATGAAGTGTGCCGACGCCGGTGGCTTTACCCCCGAACTTTTGGTGGGCATGGTCGTGTCGTTTATCTTCGGCATCATCGCCCTCAAGTGGCTCATGACCTTCTTGCAGAAGGGCAAGTTCCAGCACTTCGCCTGGTACGTATGGGCCGTGGGTATCCTCGGACTGATCTTTATCTAA
- a CDS encoding HD domain-containing protein, which yields MIDFAALQEFVYSNRIVDSTIHGLAHWRQVEFNGLLLAPITGADVTVVRLFALFHDCKREDDGYDGEHGERSAAFAKECFEKGLLDITQEQFDKLYHACFYHTKEHQTDDPTINTCYDADRLDLGRVGMSLNPKKMATAPGARIAHKSLRANVDVYEMREWLKTIAL from the coding sequence ATGATCGACTTTGCCGCCTTACAAGAGTTTGTCTATAGTAATCGAATCGTAGATTCGACGATTCATGGACTTGCTCATTGGCGGCAGGTGGAATTCAACGGCTTGCTTCTCGCGCCCATTACAGGTGCCGACGTGACTGTCGTGCGACTGTTCGCTCTCTTTCACGACTGCAAGCGCGAAGATGACGGCTACGATGGCGAACATGGTGAACGCAGTGCCGCCTTCGCTAAAGAATGCTTCGAAAAAGGGCTTCTCGATATTACGCAGGAACAGTTCGACAAACTGTATCACGCCTGCTTTTACCACACCAAGGAACATCAGACTGATGATCCGACCATCAACACCTGCTACGACGCCGACCGCCTAGATCTCGGCCGTGTGGGAATGTCGCTTAATCCGAAAAAGATGGCGACAGCTCCGGGTGCAAGAATCGCCCACAAGTCTTTGCGGGCGAATGTTGATGTCTATGAAATGCGTGAATGGCTTAAAACCATCGCGCTATAG
- a CDS encoding phosphoribosylaminoimidazolesuccinocarboxamide synthase, which translates to MSLKFDTPITEVPLFHQGKVRDMYDLGDSFLMVASDRLSAFDVVLPTPIPGKGKILNQLSLFWFKHLGMKNHLITADVNEYPAVLKKHADYLRGRSMIVKKANRHSVECIVRGYIVGSGWKDYQKTGKICGHVLPEGLQLCQKLEKPLYTPSTKPDVGHDENISFEQTFDIVGEKVATTLRDMSLDIYTKARDYAASKGIILADTKFEFGEIDGETILIDEVLTPDSSRYWPADKYQVGKNQESFDKQYVRDWLETLDWGKTYPGPEIPPEVVKNTLAKYEEIFVRLTGKQPEL; encoded by the coding sequence ATGAGCTTAAAATTTGATACCCCCATTACCGAAGTTCCGCTGTTCCACCAGGGCAAAGTACGCGACATGTACGACCTGGGCGACAGCTTCCTGATGGTCGCCAGCGACCGTCTTTCCGCTTTTGACGTGGTGCTCCCCACCCCGATTCCTGGTAAGGGCAAAATCCTCAACCAGCTTTCGCTGTTCTGGTTCAAGCACCTCGGCATGAAGAACCACCTCATCACCGCCGACGTGAACGAATACCCGGCCGTGCTCAAGAAGCACGCCGACTACCTCCGCGGCCGTTCCATGATCGTGAAGAAGGCCAACCGCCATTCCGTGGAATGCATCGTGCGTGGTTACATCGTGGGTTCTGGCTGGAAGGACTACCAGAAGACCGGTAAAATCTGCGGTCACGTTCTCCCCGAAGGCCTGCAGCTCTGCCAGAAGCTCGAAAAGCCGCTCTACACGCCGAGCACCAAGCCCGACGTTGGTCACGACGAAAACATCAGCTTCGAACAGACTTTCGATATCGTTGGCGAAAAGGTTGCAACGACTCTCCGTGACATGTCCCTCGACATCTACACGAAGGCTCGCGACTACGCTGCCTCCAAGGGCATCATCCTCGCCGACACCAAGTTCGAATTCGGTGAAATCGATGGCGAAACCATCTTGATCGACGAAGTGCTGACTCCGGACTCCAGCCGTTACTGGCCGGCAGACAAGTACCAGGTGGGCAAGAACCAGGAAAGCTTCGACAAGCAGTACGTTCGTGACTGGCTCGAAACTCTCGACTGGGGCAAGACCTATCCGGGTCCGGAAATTCCGCCTGAAGTCGTGAAGAACACGCTCGCCAAGTACGAAGAAATCTTCGTGCGCCTCACCGGCAAGCAGCCTGAATTGTAA
- the proB gene encoding glutamate 5-kinase: protein MSELRKNILDESRRIVVKIGSRILVDSEKGGVRTRYIQKLADSVARLMEAGKEVVIVTSGAVGTGMSQLGYKEKPTVLAEKQACAAVGQIDLMYAYREMFRWMQLSVGQILLSAEDFRDRNRYKNLQNTIKAMLARKIVPIINENDSLAVAEIKVGDNDKLSSDVALFLDADLLLIFTDEDGLFDDNPKKNPNARLLRFVPEITPAVLALAGKPGETGSAVSTGGMRSKLEAIRNVTKSGCNAFLASGMKVLPHQVIFENAEGTLFVGSKKKLNSRQRWLSFVTTPRGAVVVDEGGVKALREKHSSLLPVGVCAVKKHFDKGDLIEVLSQDGEAVARGVAKFDSETLKLVLRKKTAQVHELLGKNVPDELIHKNDLVVF, encoded by the coding sequence ATGAGTGAATTAAGAAAGAATATTCTCGATGAATCCCGTCGCATTGTCGTAAAGATCGGCTCGCGTATTTTGGTCGACTCCGAAAAGGGCGGTGTTCGTACTCGCTACATCCAGAAGCTTGCCGATTCCGTGGCTCGCCTGATGGAAGCCGGTAAGGAAGTTGTGATTGTGACTAGCGGTGCCGTGGGAACAGGCATGAGCCAGCTCGGTTACAAGGAAAAGCCGACGGTGCTTGCCGAAAAGCAGGCTTGTGCTGCCGTGGGCCAGATTGACCTCATGTACGCCTACCGCGAAATGTTCCGCTGGATGCAGCTTTCCGTGGGCCAGATTCTTTTGTCTGCCGAAGACTTTCGCGACCGCAACCGCTACAAGAATTTGCAGAACACCATCAAGGCGATGCTTGCCCGTAAGATTGTTCCGATTATCAACGAAAATGACTCGCTTGCCGTTGCCGAAATCAAGGTGGGCGATAACGACAAGCTTTCGAGCGACGTGGCACTCTTCCTTGATGCCGACTTGCTTTTGATTTTCACGGACGAAGACGGACTTTTCGATGACAATCCGAAGAAGAATCCGAATGCGCGACTCCTCCGCTTTGTGCCTGAAATTACGCCTGCAGTGCTTGCGCTCGCGGGTAAGCCCGGTGAAACGGGCTCCGCCGTGAGTACCGGCGGAATGCGTAGTAAGCTCGAAGCGATTCGCAACGTGACCAAGAGTGGTTGCAACGCATTCCTCGCGAGCGGCATGAAGGTGTTGCCGCACCAGGTGATTTTTGAAAATGCCGAAGGCACGCTCTTTGTGGGCTCCAAGAAAAAGCTCAATAGCCGTCAGCGCTGGCTCAGCTTCGTAACGACTCCGCGCGGTGCCGTGGTGGTCGACGAAGGCGGCGTGAAGGCTCTGCGCGAAAAGCATTCCAGCCTGCTCCCCGTGGGCGTGTGCGCCGTCAAGAAACACTTTGACAAGGGCGACCTGATTGAAGTCTTGAGTCAAGACGGCGAAGCCGTGGCACGCGGTGTCGCAAAGTTCGACAGCGAAACGTTAAAGCTTGTTCTCCGCAAGAAGACCGCCCAGGTTCATGAACTCTTGGGCAAGAACGTTCCCGACGAACTGATTCACAAGAACGACTTGGTCGTGTTCTAG
- the mutS gene encoding DNA mismatch repair protein MutS codes for MAVTPLMQQYYEIKKQNPGCILFFRMGDFFELFEDDAVIASKILGLTLTSRNNGASGATPLCGFPHHAADRYVPKMVAAGYRIAICEQVEDPKLAKGIVKRDIVEIISAGTAMDESNLNAKEANYLCAFIPEKDSVSFAIADVTTGYLAACKSSVQAFECEFCRRMPKEVVVPEGTSIPSGVMDLIRSENILVTELPAFLFGEDSAKDVLFTHFKVEALDGLGLDGRVVETQVTGALLQYLMDQKKSELSHFTTLEILNLDDYMTLDPSTLRNLELVRPLNADDISSTLCYVLDFTVTAMGGRNLKEWVSHPLISVERIKEREEAVEELVNNPVALDELKESLTSILDMERLMGRVGSGRANARDLAGMGRSLSQASKVADVLEGLNSPIFEPMRAALIAARGRGEELLSQFNDDLPLTVREGGMIRAGANAELDAMNEDIKERREWIASLEVRERERLGIPSLKVGYNRVFGYYIEITKAQMAKATSPIPDEYIRKQTTVNGERYITPEMKECESIISNAEVNIHALEYKIFCELRERVNSWRAELQEIANAIAHVDTLYSFARAARKYNYVCPEVFEGSGIEIKGGFHPVIVAVNSDLDFIPNDVNLSPEATRLMLITGPNMAGKSTYLRQTGLIVLMAQIGCFVPAESARIGVVDRIFTRVGASDRLSRGLSTFMVEMIETANILRNATSHSLVLLDEIGRGTSTFDGLSIAWAIVETLHDEPARAAITLFATHYHELTGLVESLEHAGNFQVGVQEKGDKLIFLHKILEGACDSSYGIHVAEMAGLPNNVLRRARKILLRLEKQKIDPSDGATHKKLMEKPQVDLFAPPDESTQLLKEEIRRLKPEEMTPIQALQCLMDLKEHYGK; via the coding sequence ATGGCTGTAACCCCGTTAATGCAGCAGTATTACGAGATCAAGAAACAGAATCCCGGCTGCATCTTGTTTTTTAGAATGGGCGACTTCTTCGAACTATTCGAAGACGATGCCGTAATTGCCTCGAAGATTTTAGGACTCACGCTCACGAGCCGCAATAACGGCGCCTCGGGAGCAACGCCCCTGTGCGGGTTCCCGCACCATGCCGCAGACCGTTACGTGCCCAAGATGGTGGCGGCGGGCTACCGCATCGCCATTTGCGAACAGGTGGAAGACCCGAAACTTGCAAAGGGTATCGTCAAGCGCGACATTGTGGAAATCATCAGTGCCGGCACCGCGATGGACGAGTCGAACCTGAATGCGAAAGAGGCGAATTACCTTTGCGCGTTCATTCCCGAAAAGGATTCGGTCTCGTTTGCGATTGCCGACGTGACGACCGGTTACTTGGCCGCGTGCAAGAGCTCGGTGCAGGCTTTCGAATGTGAATTCTGCCGCCGTATGCCCAAGGAAGTCGTGGTGCCCGAAGGAACTTCGATTCCAAGCGGAGTGATGGACTTGATCCGCTCCGAAAACATTCTGGTGACAGAACTTCCTGCATTCCTGTTCGGTGAAGATTCCGCGAAGGATGTGCTGTTTACGCACTTTAAGGTTGAGGCTTTGGATGGTCTTGGCTTGGATGGGCGAGTGGTTGAAACGCAGGTGACGGGAGCGCTTCTCCAGTACCTGATGGACCAGAAGAAGTCCGAACTTTCGCACTTTACGACGCTCGAGATTCTGAATCTCGACGACTACATGACGCTTGACCCGAGCACGCTGCGTAACCTGGAACTGGTGCGTCCGTTGAATGCCGACGACATCAGCAGCACGCTTTGCTACGTGCTCGACTTTACGGTGACCGCGATGGGCGGGCGCAATCTGAAGGAGTGGGTGAGCCACCCGCTGATTTCGGTGGAACGCATCAAGGAACGCGAAGAAGCTGTCGAGGAACTCGTCAACAACCCGGTCGCTCTCGACGAACTGAAGGAATCGCTGACTTCGATTCTCGATATGGAACGCCTGATGGGCCGTGTAGGCTCTGGCCGCGCGAATGCCCGCGATTTGGCGGGCATGGGCCGATCGCTTTCGCAGGCTTCTAAGGTAGCTGACGTGCTTGAAGGATTGAATTCGCCGATTTTTGAACCGATGCGAGCGGCCCTCATTGCCGCCCGTGGCCGTGGCGAAGAGCTCCTTTCGCAATTTAACGATGACTTGCCGCTGACCGTTCGCGAGGGCGGCATGATTCGCGCGGGTGCAAACGCGGAACTTGATGCCATGAACGAAGACATCAAGGAACGCCGCGAATGGATTGCCTCGCTCGAAGTCCGTGAACGTGAACGCCTCGGAATCCCGAGCTTGAAAGTTGGCTACAACCGCGTTTTCGGTTACTACATCGAAATTACCAAGGCGCAGATGGCCAAAGCCACGAGCCCGATTCCCGATGAATATATCCGCAAGCAGACGACGGTAAATGGCGAACGCTACATTACGCCCGAGATGAAGGAATGCGAATCCATCATCAGTAATGCCGAAGTCAACATTCACGCGCTGGAATACAAGATTTTCTGCGAACTTCGCGAACGCGTGAACAGCTGGCGTGCCGAACTTCAGGAAATCGCGAATGCGATTGCCCATGTAGATACGCTCTACAGCTTTGCCCGTGCCGCACGCAAGTACAATTACGTTTGCCCCGAAGTCTTTGAAGGCTCGGGCATCGAAATCAAGGGCGGTTTCCATCCGGTGATTGTCGCAGTCAATTCTGACTTGGACTTTATCCCGAACGATGTGAATCTTTCGCCCGAAGCCACGCGCCTCATGCTCATTACGGGCCCGAACATGGCCGGTAAATCAACTTACCTGCGCCAGACGGGACTCATTGTGCTCATGGCGCAAATCGGCTGCTTCGTGCCGGCGGAAAGTGCCCGCATCGGCGTGGTGGACCGCATCTTTACACGCGTGGGTGCAAGCGACCGCCTGAGCCGTGGTCTTTCGACGTTCATGGTCGAAATGATCGAGACCGCGAACATCTTGCGCAATGCGACTTCGCACAGCTTGGTGCTTCTTGACGAAATCGGTCGTGGGACCAGTACCTTTGACGGCCTCTCGATTGCGTGGGCGATTGTGGAAACTCTGCATGATGAACCGGCCCGCGCCGCCATCACGCTGTTTGCAACGCACTACCACGAACTCACGGGCCTTGTAGAAAGCCTTGAACACGCCGGAAACTTCCAGGTGGGCGTTCAGGAAAAGGGCGACAAGCTCATCTTCTTGCACAAAATTCTCGAAGGAGCCTGCGACTCCAGCTACGGTATTCACGTGGCTGAAATGGCGGGCCTCCCGAACAATGTGCTTCGCCGTGCCCGCAAGATTCTCTTGCGCCTCGAAAAGCAGAAGATTGACCCGAGCGATGGTGCTACTCACAAGAAACTCATGGAAAAGCCGCAGGTCGACTTGTTCGCACCTCCCGACGAATCCACGCAGCTCCTTAAAGAAGAAATCCGCCGCTTGAAACCCGAAGAAATGACTCCGATCCAGGCGCTCCAATGCCTGATGGACCTAAAGGAGCATTACGGGAAATGA